One region of bacterium genomic DNA includes:
- a CDS encoding 30S ribosomal protein S18, producing MAEFRKQNKLYSEEVEVIDYKDVKLLQRYVNSVGKIEGRKRTGASMKHQRLLAKALKRARHLALLPFVVK from the coding sequence ATGGCAGAATTTCGTAAACAAAATAAGCTCTATAGCGAAGAAGTCGAAGTTATTGACTACAAAGACGTGAAGCTTTTGCAGCGCTATGTAAATAGTGTCGGTAAGATCGAAGGGCGTAAGCGCACTGGCGCATCGATGAAGCATCAACGTCTCTTGGCGAAGGCTTTGAAGCGGGCTCGACATCTGGCTCTTTTGCCATTCGTTGTCAAATAA
- a CDS encoding single-stranded DNA-binding protein, producing the protein MAKDFNQAIIMGNLTRDPELRTTPSGQSVASFAIATNRSWQDPQSGDRKDAVEYHDVVAGGKLGELVSQYLTKGRRALIVGRLQTRQWEAQDGSKRSRTEIVATDINFIGGPGDGGGSGDAPAPKKAGKPAADIEDMGDDEINLDDIPF; encoded by the coding sequence ATGGCAAAGGACTTCAATCAAGCAATCATTATGGGTAATTTGACGCGTGATCCTGAACTGCGCACAACACCATCAGGCCAATCAGTTGCAAGTTTTGCAATAGCAACCAATCGTAGTTGGCAAGATCCACAGAGTGGGGATCGTAAGGACGCTGTTGAATATCATGATGTCGTTGCAGGGGGTAAGTTGGGTGAGCTTGTCAGTCAGTATCTCACTAAGGGTCGACGGGCATTGATCGTTGGGCGACTCCAGACGCGTCAGTGGGAAGCTCAGGACGGTAGTAAGCGTTCGCGTACCGAGATCGTGGCCACAGACATTAATTTCATCGGTGGACCCGGAGATGGTGGTGGTTCAGGCGATGCGCCGGCACCAAAGAAGGCTGGTAAGCCTGCTGCAGATATCGAAGATATGGGCGACGATGAGATTAATCTGGATGACATCCCGTTTTAA
- a CDS encoding elongation factor P, with the protein MYGPTDLRKDTLIEIDGAPYRVVDYAQKQMGRGGSIVNTKLKNLITGGVIDRTFRNDERVKPADLQRVKLQYLYTQGDTHSLMDMESYETHEVSTKIDADLPKYILEGGEIEGYLFQDQIIGFEWPKNVPLKVVEAPGSDKGNSAAGATKAVKLETGIEVQAPLFIKAGDMVKVDTRTGAYLERVK; encoded by the coding sequence ATGTACGGACCAACTGATTTACGTAAAGATACGCTTATCGAGATAGATGGAGCGCCCTATAGGGTAGTAGATTATGCCCAGAAGCAGATGGGTCGTGGTGGCTCGATTGTAAATACTAAGCTCAAGAACCTCATCACAGGCGGGGTGATTGATCGTACCTTCCGCAATGATGAGCGCGTGAAGCCGGCTGACCTGCAGCGCGTGAAGCTCCAGTATCTGTATACGCAGGGTGACACTCACTCCCTGATGGATATGGAATCGTATGAGACCCATGAAGTCTCGACGAAGATTGATGCCGACTTGCCAAAGTATATCCTCGAAGGAGGCGAGATCGAAGGTTATCTCTTCCAGGATCAAATTATTGGCTTCGAATGGCCGAAGAATGTACCGCTCAAGGTAGTGGAAGCTCCTGGTTCTGACAAAGGCAACTCGGCTGCTGGCGCTACCAAGGCCGTGAAGCTCGAGACTGGCATCGAAGTTCAAGCCCCACTTTTCATTAAGGCTGGCGATATGGTCAAGGTCGATACTCGTACTGGCGCATATCTCGAACGCGTGAAGTAA
- the rpsF gene encoding 30S ribosomal protein S6 — protein sequence MRQYEVAVVLHPDLEIDLERATAKIETVITGLGGKIEKKDNWGKRKLAYKIKKQDWGLYVFYQVSLDPAQVQPLDNTLRITDEVMRYLVVSLEDVKAINKPKSDPTKVKSTKTDKTQSKAEDEVQE from the coding sequence ATGCGACAATACGAAGTTGCAGTAGTGTTACACCCAGATCTCGAGATAGACCTCGAGCGGGCGACAGCCAAGATTGAGACCGTTATAACCGGTCTCGGCGGAAAAATTGAGAAGAAAGACAATTGGGGAAAGCGTAAGCTTGCCTATAAGATCAAAAAGCAAGATTGGGGACTCTATGTCTTCTATCAAGTCTCTCTTGATCCAGCTCAGGTGCAGCCACTCGATAATACCTTGCGTATTACTGATGAAGTGATGCGCTATCTGGTTGTGTCACTTGAAGATGTGAAGGCGATCAACAAGCCAAAATCTGACCCTACTAAGGTGAAGTCTACTAAGACAGACAAGACGCAAAGCAAAGCCGAAGACGAAGTACAAGAATAA